A DNA window from Legionella sp. MW5194 contains the following coding sequences:
- a CDS encoding transmission trait enhancer LetE: MNDTSALLPHIKLRFNIEHPNLEDCYAEGYQCALSELGEQENPYRQGTSEHEQWQEGWWAGFYGEEPLYNLDVAPVKNEEEEKSAANDGLFSIHNKSFLVNVLRITGAIAASAFVGYQVLDLVA, from the coding sequence ATGAACGATACTTCAGCCTTATTACCACACATTAAATTGCGCTTTAACATTGAGCATCCTAACCTGGAGGACTGCTACGCTGAGGGGTATCAATGCGCGCTGTCCGAATTGGGCGAGCAGGAAAATCCTTACCGTCAGGGCACAAGTGAACATGAACAATGGCAGGAAGGTTGGTGGGCGGGTTTCTATGGCGAGGAACCGCTTTATAATTTGGACGTAGCACCCGTTAAGAATGAGGAAGAAGAAAAGTCAGCCGCCAATGACGGTTTATTTTCTATTCACAATAAATCATTTCTGGTAAACGTGTTGCGTATAACAGGGGCCATCGCCGCTTCAGCCTTTGTCGGTTACCAGGTGCTTGATTTAGTGGCATAA
- a CDS encoding chaperone modulator CbpM, with amino-acid sequence MAKDNETTVVCEEWYTLSLHEVTGSFGVSAEVILEIMDEGIISSQKNEQDEFYFGNDDLRRIRTVLQLHRDLGVNVAGAALALELMNEIEQLKRLLQGGRH; translated from the coding sequence ATGGCTAAGGACAACGAAACCACGGTGGTGTGCGAAGAATGGTATACCTTGTCCCTGCATGAGGTGACGGGTTCTTTTGGAGTAAGTGCCGAAGTCATTCTTGAAATTATGGATGAAGGAATTATTTCATCGCAAAAAAATGAACAGGATGAATTTTATTTTGGCAATGACGACCTGCGACGCATTCGAACCGTTTTGCAATTGCACCGCGATCTGGGTGTGAACGTTGCCGGGGCAGCCTTGGCATTGGAATTGATGAACGAAATAGAGCAGTTGAAGCGTTTATTGCAGGGTGGCCGTCATTAA
- a CDS encoding SseB family protein — protein MNSFELAVKNALDSLGDSQQANKAYLEFIKANFIIPVDIHSAPDNPEVLFLKEGEHTFLPVFSDMSYLDAWAQDIRDAIQILRLSGVDLLKGIGDDVTVCLNIGSDIYKEFNASEIARMRSMVLKLFK, from the coding sequence ATGAACAGTTTCGAACTTGCTGTAAAAAATGCCCTGGATTCGCTGGGGGATAGCCAACAGGCGAATAAAGCTTACCTTGAATTCATTAAGGCTAATTTCATCATCCCGGTGGATATTCATTCTGCACCGGACAATCCGGAAGTGCTCTTTCTTAAGGAAGGTGAACACACGTTTTTGCCGGTGTTTAGTGATATGAGTTACCTTGACGCCTGGGCACAGGACATTCGTGATGCCATTCAGATTCTCCGCCTTTCCGGCGTTGACCTGCTGAAAGGGATAGGTGATGACGTGACTGTCTGTTTGAATATAGGCAGTGACATTTACAAAGAATTTAACGCATCCGAGATCGCAAGGATGCGCAGCATGGTTTTAAAATTGTTTAAATAA
- a CDS encoding ribose-phosphate pyrophosphokinase: MSTMMIFTGNANPELALKIASHLQIPIGQATVGTFSDGETMVEILENVRGRDVFIVQSTCAPTNNNLMELLTMADALRRSSAGRITAVVPYFGYARQDRRVRSARVPITAKVVADMMASVGICRVLTVDLHADQIQGFFYMPVDNVYSTPILLEDIKQQNLANLMVVSPDVGGVVRARAMAKRLNDAELSIIDKRRSGPNKSEVMHIIGEPAGRNCIIIDDIVDTAGTLCSAAMHLKRNGANSVRAYITHPVLSGPAVDNIIHSSLDEVVVTDTIPLSQAAKQCKKIRVVSLADMLAQAIKRVNVEESVSSMFAE; the protein is encoded by the coding sequence ATGTCAACGATGATGATCTTTACCGGCAATGCCAATCCCGAACTGGCACTTAAAATTGCTTCCCACTTACAAATTCCGATAGGCCAAGCCACTGTGGGCACCTTCAGCGATGGGGAAACCATGGTTGAAATTTTGGAAAATGTCCGTGGCCGCGATGTCTTTATTGTCCAATCTACCTGTGCCCCAACCAATAATAACCTCATGGAATTATTGACCATGGCCGATGCCCTGCGACGTTCTTCCGCAGGCCGAATCACAGCCGTTGTTCCCTATTTTGGCTATGCGAGACAGGATCGACGTGTTCGCTCCGCCCGCGTTCCGATTACCGCCAAGGTTGTCGCTGACATGATGGCTTCGGTAGGCATATGCCGGGTGCTGACCGTTGATTTGCATGCCGATCAGATACAGGGATTTTTCTACATGCCAGTCGATAACGTGTATTCAACCCCCATTCTCCTCGAAGACATTAAGCAGCAGAATCTGGCGAACCTGATGGTTGTTTCACCGGATGTCGGCGGTGTGGTCCGTGCCAGAGCCATGGCCAAACGCTTAAATGATGCAGAGCTATCCATTATCGACAAACGCCGCAGCGGTCCCAATAAATCGGAAGTGATGCACATCATTGGAGAACCTGCGGGTAGAAACTGCATCATTATTGATGACATTGTCGATACTGCCGGTACGCTCTGTTCAGCTGCAATGCACTTAAAACGCAATGGCGCCAACAGTGTTCGAGCCTACATCACTCATCCCGTGCTTTCAGGGCCAGCTGTCGATAACATCATTCACTCCTCTCTGGATGAGGTTGTGGTAACCGATACGATTCCTCTCTCTCAGGCCGCCAAACAGTGTAAAAAAATTCGGGTGGTGAGTTTGGCTGATATGCTGGCTCAGGCCATTAAACGAGTCAATGTCGAAGAATCGGTGAGCTCGATGTTTGCCGAATAA
- the coaD gene encoding pantetheine-phosphate adenylyltransferase, giving the protein MQLMTNLMKPRAIYPGTFDPVTNGHVDIIQRAASIFPDIIVGVANSLAKKPFFSLDERIALLCEALHDVPGVKVVGFSTLLIDFVREQQATIILRGLRAVNDFEYEFQLAGMNRKLSPDIETLFLTPSEHLMFISSSLVREIAAFNGDVSQFVPAAVVRALRDKKQKS; this is encoded by the coding sequence TTGCAATTAATGACAAACCTTATGAAACCACGAGCAATATACCCCGGTACTTTTGATCCGGTCACCAATGGTCATGTGGATATCATCCAGCGGGCGGCATCCATTTTTCCGGATATTATCGTAGGTGTAGCGAACAGCCTGGCAAAAAAACCGTTCTTCTCCCTCGACGAACGCATTGCCCTGCTCTGTGAGGCATTGCACGACGTGCCGGGTGTGAAAGTGGTCGGTTTTAGTACGCTTTTAATTGATTTTGTCCGTGAACAGCAGGCGACAATTATTTTGCGTGGTTTACGGGCGGTAAATGATTTTGAATACGAATTTCAGCTGGCGGGGATGAACCGTAAATTATCACCCGACATTGAAACGCTGTTTTTAACGCCTTCCGAACATTTGATGTTTATATCCTCCAGTCTGGTTCGGGAAATCGCCGCATTCAATGGGGATGTGTCCCAATTTGTTCCGGCTGCTGTTGTACGGGCTCTTAGGGATAAAAAACAAAAATCATGA
- the lolB gene encoding lipoprotein insertase outer membrane protein LolB: MNALKCSSLCLLLLLTACAPRHHQALHSGNLPGDAAANGQPLTTDEAAASPAINVSPAEQAKQTASISSWELSGAMAARGKKKSWTASVNWLQNGPGSYQIRLFGPLGSGTVMIDKKGSVVTLRDGPKKVSSSSADALLRKETGIGLPVANLYYWVRGLPAPGAVQTAQRDPQNRLLLLRQAGYTIQYLGYSAVGKAALPSQIRLQGHDIFIKMVIKKWRV, translated from the coding sequence ATGAATGCTTTGAAATGCTCGTCGCTTTGTTTGCTTTTACTTTTAACAGCCTGCGCACCGCGTCATCATCAGGCGCTTCATTCAGGCAACCTACCCGGCGATGCAGCGGCCAATGGTCAGCCCTTAACGACCGACGAAGCGGCAGCATCACCTGCAATCAATGTATCGCCCGCTGAACAGGCGAAACAAACCGCCAGTATTTCGTCCTGGGAACTATCCGGTGCCATGGCGGCACGTGGCAAGAAAAAAAGTTGGACGGCGTCCGTGAACTGGCTGCAAAATGGTCCTGGAAGTTATCAAATCCGCCTTTTCGGTCCCTTAGGCAGCGGCACGGTCATGATTGACAAAAAAGGCAGCGTGGTCACGTTACGTGATGGGCCGAAAAAAGTCTCTTCCAGCAGTGCAGACGCTTTATTACGTAAAGAAACGGGCATTGGCCTGCCTGTAGCCAACCTGTATTACTGGGTTCGCGGCCTGCCCGCCCCCGGCGCGGTACAAACCGCTCAGCGCGATCCTCAAAACCGCCTACTGCTGCTTCGCCAGGCTGGCTACACTATTCAATACCTGGGCTACAGTGCTGTCGGCAAAGCGGCACTGCCAAGTCAAATCCGACTTCAGGGCCATGACATCTTTATCAAGATGGTGATCAAAAAGTGGCGGGTCTAA
- a CDS encoding YdgA family protein: protein MKKIIGLVVILAVLVLGGYYGMGIITEHTVRKNVDIVNQSNGLFADITEYHRGWFKSQATLNWRLHVPERIVRGADGQPQTMPAQDYQMQMPLTIYHGPIIFADNGVKLGLGYAKTDLTLPQTYAEQFNNTFTGNSTKPKLDLSLLINYLNNSKVNMSIPEFKLIAKQGNSQFDWKGMSSTVNVTSSMDEVAGDLTIEGMSFVKDQVTATMGEISSEYNLHRTDSGLFLGDASVSFPSLLIQDKTQKLFELNDLDINTSSDIESGLFNSHFKSSLDKIVTQGKTYGPGNLEMAVRNLDAGALARINEQANKMQQGSDVEKQQALMAIMPEIPKLFSRGAEFEISEMTFTMPEGTVEGNLIITLPKGDNNNPVEMMQKVQGNGRLKVPGAVLKQIISQTVRQRLAAGSTQVTSTPDTTATDPNAPANTASTATPDMEQQVAAQTDQQINAMVQSGLLVQQSTDYVVEVSLNQGQLVVNGKPFNPAMMKF, encoded by the coding sequence ATGAAAAAAATCATAGGATTAGTGGTTATCCTGGCCGTTCTAGTCCTTGGCGGATATTATGGTATGGGCATTATCACTGAACACACAGTGAGAAAAAACGTCGATATCGTTAATCAGTCGAATGGCCTGTTTGCCGATATCACAGAATACCATAGAGGCTGGTTTAAATCTCAGGCGACATTAAACTGGCGTTTACATGTGCCCGAGCGCATCGTCAGAGGTGCTGATGGCCAACCACAAACGATGCCTGCACAAGATTACCAGATGCAAATGCCATTAACCATTTACCATGGCCCCATTATATTTGCGGATAACGGCGTTAAATTAGGCTTGGGTTACGCTAAAACGGACTTAACCTTACCACAAACCTATGCGGAACAGTTCAATAATACGTTTACCGGTAACTCCACCAAACCTAAACTGGATTTAAGTCTGCTGATTAACTACTTGAATAACAGCAAGGTCAATATGTCCATTCCTGAGTTTAAACTGATTGCCAAACAAGGCAATTCGCAGTTTGACTGGAAAGGCATGAGCAGCACCGTCAATGTGACGTCTTCCATGGACGAAGTGGCAGGCGACCTGACCATTGAAGGCATGAGCTTTGTGAAAGATCAAGTGACGGCCACCATGGGGGAAATCTCCAGCGAATACAACCTGCACCGCACGGATTCCGGTTTATTCCTTGGTGATGCCAGTGTTTCTTTCCCTTCTTTGCTCATCCAGGATAAAACTCAAAAACTGTTTGAACTGAATGATCTTGACATCAATACCAGCAGCGACATTGAGAGTGGCCTTTTCAATTCTCATTTCAAAAGCTCATTGGACAAGATCGTCACTCAAGGCAAAACCTATGGACCCGGTAATCTGGAAATGGCTGTACGTAATCTGGATGCTGGCGCGCTGGCCCGTATTAATGAACAAGCCAACAAAATGCAGCAGGGTTCTGATGTGGAGAAGCAGCAGGCATTAATGGCTATTATGCCTGAGATTCCTAAACTGTTTAGCCGTGGTGCGGAATTTGAAATTTCAGAAATGACATTCACCATGCCAGAGGGTACAGTCGAAGGCAACCTGATTATTACTCTGCCCAAAGGCGATAACAACAATCCGGTCGAAATGATGCAGAAAGTTCAAGGTAATGGCCGTTTGAAGGTTCCCGGTGCGGTGCTGAAGCAGATCATCAGCCAAACTGTCAGACAACGATTGGCTGCCGGTTCCACTCAGGTGACATCAACTCCGGATACCACGGCTACTGATCCCAATGCGCCGGCGAATACTGCCTCAACGGCGACCCCGGATATGGAACAGCAGGTTGCAGCACAAACCGATCAACAAATCAATGCCATGGTTCAATCCGGCTTACTGGTACAACAAAGCACGGATTACGTGGTTGAAGTCAGTCTGAATCAGGGGCAACTTGTTGTAAATGGCAAGCCTTTCAATCCTGCCATGATGAAATTCTAA
- a CDS encoding DUF1840 domain-containing protein, whose amino-acid sequence MLVKFKSDAYENITMLGDIAQRLLKMMGHSGIIPGALVADEIPKALGHLKEAIDRETKNQPLNQEDDDDQVSLANRAYPLVQLLTAAVKKNCNVRWDKV is encoded by the coding sequence ATGTTAGTTAAATTTAAAAGCGACGCTTATGAAAATATCACCATGTTAGGGGATATCGCGCAGCGATTATTAAAGATGATGGGGCACAGCGGCATCATTCCGGGCGCCCTGGTCGCTGATGAAATACCTAAAGCCCTTGGCCACTTGAAAGAAGCCATCGACAGGGAAACCAAAAACCAGCCGTTAAATCAGGAAGACGATGACGATCAGGTGAGTCTTGCCAATCGTGCCTATCCTTTAGTCCAGCTCCTGACTGCGGCTGTTAAGAAAAACTGCAATGTGCGCTGGGATAAAGTGTAA
- a CDS encoding 1-acyl-sn-glycerol-3-phosphate acyltransferase produces MKISKLRTFWIMLLSALYTVNACSRSVLMRLFGKTSRAWVDATIHRWVNRLLNLVGVQCKIINPHGVVPEPGKAYIIMCNHSSLYDIPISFKAFPNHSIRMLAKKELSKIPIMGKGMTAAEFPFIDRKNRTQAIKDLEAMRQLLESGIIMWIAPEGTRSKDGKLAPFKKGAFVTAIEAKATIIPIGIRGAYNILPARTLQFNINQTAEIHIGEPIDASAYTTDQKEELIQRVHQSMEKLVGETQDKP; encoded by the coding sequence ATGAAAATCAGTAAACTCCGCACGTTCTGGATTATGTTGCTGTCAGCACTTTATACGGTGAATGCATGTAGCCGCTCCGTTCTCATGCGCCTGTTCGGTAAAACCAGCCGGGCCTGGGTAGACGCCACGATTCATCGCTGGGTTAACCGCTTGCTTAATCTCGTGGGCGTCCAATGCAAAATCATCAATCCACACGGCGTGGTTCCAGAACCAGGTAAGGCTTACATTATCATGTGTAACCACAGCAGCCTTTATGATATTCCCATCAGCTTTAAAGCCTTTCCCAATCATTCCATACGCATGCTGGCTAAAAAGGAACTGTCTAAAATTCCTATCATGGGGAAAGGCATGACGGCAGCGGAATTTCCCTTCATCGACAGAAAAAACCGCACTCAGGCGATTAAAGATCTCGAAGCCATGCGCCAGCTGCTGGAAAGTGGCATCATCATGTGGATAGCGCCCGAAGGCACCCGCTCAAAGGATGGTAAGCTTGCCCCCTTTAAAAAAGGCGCCTTTGTCACCGCCATCGAAGCCAAAGCCACCATCATTCCCATTGGTATTCGCGGCGCGTATAACATACTGCCAGCAAGAACCCTGCAATTTAACATCAATCAAACGGCTGAAATTCATATCGGTGAACCCATTGATGCGAGTGCTTATACCACGGACCAGAAAGAGGAACTGATCCAACGTGTCCATCAATCCATGGAAAAGCTGGTTGGGGAAACACAGGATAAACCCTAA
- a CDS encoding helix-turn-helix domain-containing protein, translating into MTTISNEAGDTTASLAESVTQSVQRYFSELKGTDPVDLYKFVLEEIETPLFRAVMEHCKYNQSRAAVMLGISRGTLRTKLRRYFDDKYVGTRD; encoded by the coding sequence ATGACAACAATCAGTAATGAAGCCGGGGATACAACTGCGTCACTGGCCGAGAGCGTAACTCAATCAGTGCAAAGGTATTTCTCCGAGCTGAAGGGAACTGATCCTGTTGATCTGTACAAGTTTGTTTTGGAAGAAATAGAGACACCTCTGTTTCGTGCAGTAATGGAGCACTGCAAGTACAATCAATCTCGTGCAGCGGTTATGTTGGGTATTAGTCGAGGGACGTTACGCACCAAATTACGTCGCTATTTTGATGATAAATACGTTGGAACACGTGATTAA
- the pdxH gene encoding pyridoxamine 5'-phosphate oxidase, which yields MTGWRTLADIRRDYGDLRLDDHQIGDDPLLQFQLWFNEVLASEKQDPTAMVLSTVDDQGMPDSRVVLLKGIEEGRFVFYTNYESTKAVQLQKHPVAALNFYWPEMARQVRIRGTVEKTSREMSDAYFASRPPASQLSAMASPQSRPIATRQELESAFNRLLAQWNQQPIVRPENWGGYQLKPLTIEFWQGRDNRLHDRVLYRQQGDEWIGCRLAP from the coding sequence ATGACTGGGTGGCGGACTTTAGCGGATATACGGCGGGATTATGGGGATTTAAGGCTTGATGATCACCAGATCGGCGACGATCCCTTATTGCAGTTTCAGCTTTGGTTTAATGAAGTGCTTGCCAGCGAGAAGCAGGATCCCACGGCCATGGTTCTGTCCACGGTTGATGACCAAGGAATGCCGGATTCAAGGGTGGTATTACTCAAGGGAATTGAAGAGGGGCGCTTTGTTTTTTATACCAATTATGAAAGCACGAAAGCCGTGCAATTGCAAAAACACCCGGTTGCCGCCCTGAATTTTTACTGGCCGGAAATGGCCCGGCAAGTGAGAATCCGCGGCACGGTGGAAAAAACCAGCCGGGAAATGTCAGACGCCTACTTTGCCAGTCGACCGCCAGCCAGTCAGCTCAGTGCCATGGCTTCGCCTCAGAGTCGTCCCATTGCCACCCGGCAAGAATTGGAGAGTGCCTTTAACCGCCTGCTGGCACAATGGAATCAGCAGCCCATTGTTCGCCCGGAAAATTGGGGCGGATACCAACTCAAACCGTTGACCATTGAATTTTGGCAGGGAAGAGATAACCGTTTGCATGACCGTGTGCTGTATCGGCAACAGGGCGATGAATGGATTGGTTGCCGCTTGGCGCCATAG
- the ggt gene encoding gamma-glutamyltransferase: MNARTSLLILVSALWNVCPGFASPFHDTPPGYAIATAHPLATNAGLEILAAGGNAFDAAVAASAALAVVEPYHSGLGGGGFWLLHLEKEKKNWFIDGREIAPRAAHKDMFLGKDGKPVPELSLNGGLAAAIPGEPAALVYIASHYGRLPLSKTLAPAIRLAEEGFPVDYQFRYFSSQTDRLQQLRRFSATAAVYLKNGNPYDIGDILRQPDLAKTLRLLAEKGHEGFYQGEVAERLVRGVRAAGGIWTLSDLARYQIKVREPLQGAYHTMLIITSPPPSAGGVALLTMLNILSGYALDSLPLPMKIHYTVEAMRMAYWQRGDAIADPDFINVPIDDMISAANAKKLRQLISPMQATPSRRLESKKVMEDVSNTTHLSIMDAEGNRVAATMTVNYIFGSSVMAEGTGVLLNDEMDDFASQPGASNVFGIVGSQANIIEPGKRPLSSMCPTFLEMPGRVAVIGTPGGSRIPTMVLLASLVFYNSEGAISMVSRMRFHHQYLPDVLQFEPETFSPQLQSQLKSMGYVLMPLLQYYGDMQGVTWDRQNNVLTAASDPRHIGLAATVTATQRQESYGVSH; the protein is encoded by the coding sequence ATGAATGCACGCACGAGTCTGTTGATTTTGGTCAGTGCTCTATGGAATGTTTGCCCCGGTTTTGCCTCTCCCTTTCATGACACGCCACCTGGTTATGCCATCGCCACTGCTCATCCTTTAGCCACGAATGCCGGGCTTGAAATTCTGGCAGCCGGTGGTAATGCTTTTGACGCCGCGGTGGCGGCAAGCGCGGCTCTGGCAGTCGTTGAGCCGTACCACTCTGGCCTCGGAGGCGGTGGATTCTGGTTATTGCACCTCGAAAAGGAAAAGAAAAACTGGTTTATCGATGGTCGGGAAATCGCGCCTCGGGCGGCCCACAAAGACATGTTTCTGGGCAAGGATGGCAAACCCGTTCCTGAGCTTTCTCTCAACGGAGGCCTTGCGGCGGCCATACCGGGCGAACCGGCCGCTTTGGTTTATATTGCCAGCCATTACGGCCGTCTTCCCCTGTCAAAAACACTGGCGCCGGCCATCCGTCTGGCGGAAGAAGGTTTTCCTGTCGATTATCAGTTTCGTTATTTTTCGAGCCAGACAGACAGGCTTCAGCAGTTGCGCCGTTTTTCGGCGACAGCGGCTGTGTATTTAAAAAACGGTAACCCTTATGACATTGGCGACATTCTGCGTCAACCCGATCTGGCTAAAACCCTGCGCCTGCTTGCTGAAAAGGGGCATGAGGGGTTTTATCAGGGGGAGGTGGCTGAGCGCCTGGTCAGGGGGGTGCGTGCAGCCGGTGGAATTTGGACTCTCTCGGACCTCGCGCGCTATCAGATTAAAGTGCGCGAACCCTTACAGGGAGCCTACCATACCATGCTGATCATTACTTCGCCTCCGCCATCCGCGGGCGGGGTCGCTTTGTTGACCATGTTGAATATTCTTTCTGGTTACGCACTGGATAGCCTGCCCTTGCCGATGAAGATTCATTATACCGTGGAGGCGATGCGAATGGCCTACTGGCAGCGTGGTGATGCCATAGCCGATCCTGATTTTATCAACGTACCGATTGATGACATGATTTCGGCTGCCAATGCCAAAAAACTGCGTCAGTTGATTTCACCGATGCAAGCAACACCCAGCCGTCGGCTTGAATCCAAAAAGGTGATGGAAGATGTCTCCAATACTACCCATTTGTCGATTATGGATGCAGAGGGCAATCGCGTGGCGGCGACCATGACCGTGAATTATATTTTTGGTTCCAGTGTGATGGCTGAAGGCACGGGCGTGCTGTTGAATGATGAAATGGATGATTTTGCCAGCCAGCCTGGGGCATCGAATGTTTTCGGTATTGTTGGCAGTCAGGCCAATATCATTGAGCCCGGTAAACGGCCATTATCCAGTATGTGCCCTACGTTTCTGGAAATGCCGGGGCGTGTGGCCGTTATAGGGACACCGGGTGGCAGCCGTATTCCCACCATGGTTTTGTTAGCCAGTCTGGTTTTTTATAATTCCGAGGGAGCAATCAGTATGGTTTCCCGTATGCGTTTCCATCACCAATACCTGCCCGACGTGTTGCAGTTTGAACCGGAAACCTTTTCGCCGCAATTGCAGTCGCAATTAAAAAGCATGGGCTATGTGTTGATGCCTTTACTGCAGTACTATGGTGACATGCAGGGTGTTACCTGGGACAGGCAGAACAATGTACTCACCGCCGCATCCGATCCGAGGCACATTGGCCTCGCCGCCACCGTGACCGCCACGCAACGCCAGGAGAGCTACGGCGTATCGCATTAG
- a CDS encoding MFS transporter, which translates to MNKIAVSQNANSSGRFSQLSFAWIVWGLAAAFYFSDYLARVAPGVMHRSLQIDFGINEVGFGILTASFYIPYIIMQIPVGLTVDRLSIRGILTVMSLITALGCGVFGLADGLMMASVGRMLIGFSAAFAFVSALRLATSWFPPAMLGLLSGLTQALGMLGAAAGEAPVSFLVANVGWRHSMLIIAFLFIVLAGLLYQFVQDKPGTRRREIKAQPHISILESLKIILSHRQTWLNALYAGFLFGPTAVIGEAIGPAYLQYGRGLSAHAAAFATGLIFIGWGISGPLSGWISDRMGRRKPLMIFSALCGVVLTTLFVFYPDMNKTSAYVLFFLFGLTNTGVAIAYAVSTEIQESKVIGTCIAFTNMTSIFVGALMQPLVGRLVDLSAGARAFNVETLLLSDFQAGLRILPLCSLVALLLAFTVKETYCKPIRQIN; encoded by the coding sequence ATGAATAAAATAGCAGTATCTCAAAATGCAAATTCCTCAGGACGTTTCAGTCAACTGAGCTTTGCATGGATTGTCTGGGGGTTGGCCGCAGCGTTTTATTTTTCTGATTATCTCGCCAGAGTAGCACCCGGAGTGATGCATCGCAGTCTGCAGATTGATTTTGGCATCAATGAGGTCGGGTTTGGGATTCTGACAGCGTCTTTTTACATTCCTTATATTATTATGCAGATTCCGGTTGGCTTGACTGTTGACCGTTTAAGTATCCGCGGCATTTTAACGGTGATGTCATTGATTACTGCTTTGGGCTGTGGCGTTTTTGGTTTGGCAGACGGCCTGATGATGGCCTCCGTAGGACGCATGCTGATTGGTTTTAGTGCGGCATTTGCTTTTGTCAGCGCGCTGCGTCTTGCCACCTCCTGGTTTCCGCCGGCGATGTTGGGCTTGTTGTCGGGTTTAACTCAGGCGTTGGGCATGTTGGGTGCCGCAGCAGGTGAAGCGCCTGTGTCTTTTCTGGTGGCCAATGTAGGTTGGCGCCACAGCATGTTGATTATCGCTTTCCTGTTTATCGTCTTGGCCGGTCTTTTGTATCAGTTTGTTCAGGATAAGCCAGGCACCAGACGCCGTGAGATTAAGGCACAACCCCACATCAGTATCCTTGAAAGTCTGAAAATTATTTTATCGCATCGACAAACCTGGCTTAATGCCCTGTATGCGGGTTTCCTTTTTGGTCCCACCGCTGTCATTGGCGAAGCCATTGGTCCGGCTTACCTGCAGTATGGCCGCGGCCTTTCAGCGCATGCGGCGGCTTTTGCCACCGGTCTCATTTTCATAGGCTGGGGTATCAGCGGTCCATTGTCAGGATGGATATCCGATCGCATGGGACGCCGCAAACCCTTGATGATTTTCTCAGCCCTGTGTGGCGTTGTACTGACGACCCTGTTTGTATTCTACCCCGACATGAACAAAACATCAGCCTATGTGCTTTTCTTTCTCTTTGGGCTGACCAATACAGGCGTGGCCATTGCTTATGCGGTGTCCACTGAAATTCAGGAAAGCAAGGTCATCGGTACCTGCATTGCTTTTACCAACATGACGTCTATTTTTGTAGGGGCGTTAATGCAGCCCCTGGTGGGACGACTGGTGGATTTGTCAGCCGGCGCGCGTGCATTCAATGTGGAAACTCTGCTGTTAAGCGACTTTCAGGCCGGTCTGCGCATTTTGCCGCTGTGTTCCCTGGTTGCACTCCTTCTGGCATTCACTGTAAAGGAAACCTATTGCAAGCCCATAAGGCAGATTAACTGA